The following coding sequences lie in one Danio rerio strain Tuebingen ecotype United States chromosome 3, GRCz12tu, whole genome shotgun sequence genomic window:
- the LOC103910198 gene encoding uncharacterized protein translates to MSSSESTVAVFHNLSPRRKRSINEPPLMRIVLLGKSVSENSEVGNFILGRSAFDSEAPPGVVERVGGRLRDRHVTLINSPQLLHTNISDDQITQTVRECVSLSDPGPHVVVLLLQHQQCSAEDQERVEKLQDSFSERLFQHTMVLSTQESTEPNEILQEIIQKCSNRHFSLQRSSSADDLLQAFEDIEKSNDGRHLISAQSGDSQCLTVKKRDAQTFHEKLNVMVCGSDGTLKSSISELILQHTHRRSESVSTDRVLHGHQINVLELPAMFNTELSDEVMCQTLRCVSLCHPGVHAFLLIIPDAPLTDQDKAEIEEIHNIFSSRINKHLITLIMQNSEHQTAELNDETQAVIESFGGKHNFFGPKTQVSTLMENIEQMLEENRGTFYSTETFLEAQVKKLTKYEEMKKKIHSLEKHYLSKGSTESQNELRIVLLGKSGVGKSATGNTIIGRKVFKVEISQESVTKESHSETIEINGRHITVIDTPGLFDTELTNEEIQKEISNCISMILPGPHVFIIVLNLGQRFTQEEAKSVEIIQETFGENSLMYTMVLFTRGDDLKNKTIDQCLGKPGSPLMSLIEACGHRFHVFNNNQTEDRTQVANLLEKIDNMVKANGGGFYSCEMFRQMERKKQEQQMKILMDRVREGEQQIIKLEEEIKRERETLADEVKKCRQENERLQIKYEAEEKTVKIFMEREEQINKEKEEIMKKAEKEKEKMKTIMELERQNQEKEKKARDEEDKKKRESKKSISAEQFQKLKCEMEGIIRDKDKIEKDTQEQLHDLKKRLKEERNTKEDQLKISEVKLKLLKEQHVDELKRRRMEWREEYDREKETKKKISSEMDDPLQATAYRRLETEYSKWSRSLCTAMTEIENKIQNRIKNEAIHEIEETELYQQLKKTSEVVEKSMSEFFENVPDADIVIQWKTTFEIKIKELQENTVRETKRKLDEILHQRELRGGNDDQRKHHENTIYAEVKELALKLKDKENNEDSLIKEFDLFWEKTVNMIRDTPDVKDIDLKKDARLFLSDVYKSPPLNYWSDSRDILFLRSYSEYIRLKRTSGFTSPIESAIISLKEMFSYVLSPEDEGQIRSFVSDVVQQTDKMIYSFNIAEMGYNSTYTQLLTDYIRTRVTEHEEGQVKYVFKKQFFIDLVYSICNRANKMIPDQHRLFREANDPCVYLKKKREEYYSVFNKYCHGATSSAIFAEIICQKLKKPIEQSVYKDTARDLTDELRLNCESLNGNRSNLEKHILKTLAEEEDFDKYMNYIHYPRDHFKSFIRDEVSRYIRDKFSISVLPKMKENIELLQKKILKAAHESVNSGDVGLWLKSFTQQLSDQLIFSEKDLSGVNYDDVDDFNLLEDMIRQELTHVISNISSEFNTDTFPVKLDHKFRPDELLIDHFCQCCWVQCPFCKAICTNTIDNHDGDHSVAFHRVTGINGTCFNSTQNLCIDICTHLVAYDLNFRTPDGRFFWKEIRLSGHRFDIWSITPDLSELPYWNWFVCKFQKQLEKYYNKTFDGQGKIPDEWRKYSIEDAIESLDDYI, encoded by the exons ATGTCCAGCTCCGAAAGCACAG TGGCTGTTTTTCATAATCTTTCTCCCAGGAGAAAACGGAGCATTAACGAACCTCCTTTAA TGAGGATCGTTCTTCTGGGGAAAAGCGTGTCAGAAAACAGCGAGGTAGGAAACTTCATCTTGGGCCGATCAGCGTTTGACAGTGAAGCTCCTCCAGGTGTTGTGGAGAGAGTCGGAGGAAGACTGAGGGACAGACACGTGACGCTCATCAACAGTCCTCAGCTGCTCCACACAAACATCTCAGATGATCAGATCACACAGACAGTCAGAGAGTGTGTGAGTCTGTCTGATCCAGGACCTCATGTGGTGGTTCTGCTCCTCCAACATCAGCAGTGCTCAGCAGAAGATCAAGAGcgtgtggagaagctgcaggactCTTTCTCTGAGCGTCTTTTTCAACACACCATGGTGCTCAGCACACAAGAGTCCACTGAACCTAATGAGATCCTGCAGGAGATCATCCAGAAGTGCTCAAACAGACACTTCAGTCTTCAGAGAAGCAGCTCTGCTGATGATCTTCTGCAGGCCTTTGAGGACATTGAGAAGAGCAATGATGGACGACACCTGATTTCTGCTCAATCTGGAGATTCACAGTGTTTAACAGTGAAGAAACGGGACGCACAAACAT TTCATGAGAAGCTGAATGTGATGGTGTGTGGGAGCGACGGCACCCTGAAATCCTCCATCTCAGAGCTGATCCTGCAACATACACACAGAAGATCAGAGAGTGTGAGCACAGATAGGGTTCTTCATGGTCATCAGATCAATGTGCTGGAGCTTCCAGCCATGTTCAACACTGAGCTCTCAGATGAAGTGATGTGTCAGACTCTCCGATGTGTGTCTCTCTGTCATCCTGGAGTTCATGCTTTTCTCCTCATTATTCCTGATGCTCCTCTGACTGATCAAGACAAAGCGGAAATAGAAGAGATCCATAATATATTCAGCTCCAGAATCAACAAACACCTCATAACCCTCATCATGCAGAATTCAGAGCATCAGACAGCAGAACTCAATGACGAAACACAGGCTGTCATTGAGAGCTTTGGAGGAAAACATAATTTCTTTGGTCCAAAAACACAAGTGTCCACACTAATGGAGAACATTGAGCAGATGCTGGAAGAAAACAGAGGAACCTTTTACTCCACTGAGACATTTCTGGAGGCACAGGtaaaaaaactgacaaaatatGAAGAGATGAAAAAGAAGATCCACTCACTAGAGAAGCATTATCTGTCAAAAG gTTCAACAGAGAGTCAAAATGAACTGAGGATTGTCCTGCTGGGAAAAAGTGGAGTGGGTAAAAGTGCAACAGGAAACACCATCATTGGAAGAAAAGTGTTTAAAGTTGAAATTTCTCAAGAGTCTGTTACTAAAGAAAGTCATAGCGAAACAATTGAAATCAATGGTCGACACATTACTGTAATCGATACGCCAGGACTGTTTGACACTGAACTCACTAATGAAGAAATCCAGAAAGAAATCAGCAACTGCATCTCCATGATTCTACCTGGACCACATGTCTTCATCATCGTGCTCAATTTAGGACAGAGATTCACTCAAGAAGAGGCTAAATCAGTGGAGATCATCCAGGAGACATTTGGGGAAAACTCTTTAATGTACACCATGGTGCTCTTCACCAGAGGAGATGATCTGAAAAATAAAACCATTGATCAGTGTTTGGGGAAACCTGGATCTCCTCTAATGAGTTTGATCGAAGCTTGTGGACACAGATTCCATGTGTTCAACAATAATCAGACTGAAGACCGAACACAAGTGGCTAATCTCCTGGAGAAGATAGACAACATGGTGAAGGCAAACGGAGGAGGTTTTTACTCATGTGAAATGttcagacagatggagagaaaaAAGCAAGAACAACAGATGAAGATCCTGATGGACAGAGTCAGAGAAGGGGAACAACAGATCATCAAGCTGGAAGAAGAGATAAAAAGAGAAAGGGAGACACTAGCAGATGAAGTTAAAAAATGCAGGCAGGAAAACGAAAGGCTTCAAATCAAATATGAAGCAGAAGAAAAGACCGTGAAGATCTTCATGGAGAGAGAGGAGCAAATTAacaaagaaaaagaggaaattATGAAAAAAGccgaaaaagagaaagagaaaatgaaaactatAATGGAGCTTGAAAGACAGAatcaggaaaaagaaaaaaaggcaagAGATGAAGAGGATAAGAAAAAGCGGGAGAGCAAAAAATCTATTTCTGCTGAGCAGTTTCAGAAACTCAAGTGTGAGATGGAGGGAATAATCAGAGATAAAGACAAAATAGAAAAAGACACTCAAGAACAACTCCATGACTTAAAGAAGAGACTGAAGGAGGAAAGAAATACAAAAGAAGACCAACTAAAGATTTCTGAAGTTAAACTGAAACTTCTTAAAGAACAGCACGTAGATGAATTAAAGAGAAGACGAATGGAGTGGAGAGAAGAATATGACAGAGAAAAAGAGACAAAGAAGAAAATCAGCTCTGAAATGGATGATCCATTACAA GCTACAGCCTACAGGAGACTGGAGACCGAATACAGCAAGTGGTCCAGGAGTCTTTGCACAGCCATGACGGAAATAGAGAACAAAATACAGAACCGCATAAAAAATGAAGCAATTCATGAGATAGAAGAAACTGAACTTTACCAACAACTCAAGAAAACAAGTGAAGTAGTGGAAAAATCAATGTCTGAATTCTTTGAGAATGTCCCAGATGCAGATATAGTGATTCAATGGAAGACAACGTTTGAAATCAAAATCAAAGAGCTTCAGGAAAACACTGTGAGAGAAACAAAGAGGAAATTAGATGAGATTCTTCACCAGCGAGAACTGAGGGGGGGAAATGATGATCAGAGGAAGCATCATGAAAACACCATCTATGCAGAGGTTAAGGAACTTGCATTAAAACTCAAAGACAAAGAAAACAATGAAGACAGTTTGATAAAagaatttgatttgttttgggaAAAGACTGTAAACATGATCAGAGACACTCCAGACGTCAAAGACATTGACTTGAAGAAGGATGCAAGACTCTTCCTCAGTGATGTCTACAAAAGTCCTCCATTAAACTATTGGAGTGACAGCAGAGATATTCTCTTTCTGCGGAGTTACTCGGAATATATACGATTAAAGAGAACAAGTGGATTTACATCACCTATTGAAAGCGCTATTATATCACTTAAAGAAATGTTTAGTTATGTCTTGTCTCCAGAGGATGAAGGTCAGATCCGATCTTTCGTATCAGACGTTGTCCAGCAGACAGACAAAATGATTTATTCCTTTAACATTGCAGAGATGGGTTACAACAGCACATACACACAACTACTTACGGATTACATCAGGACAAGAGTGACAGAACATGAGGAAGGACAAGTGAAATATGTGTTCAAAAAACAATTCTTCATCGATTTGGTTTATTCCATTTGCAACAGAGCGAACAAGATGATCCCTGACCAACACAGACTGTTCAGGGAAGCCAATGATCCTTGTGTCTATTTGAAGAAGAAGAGAGAAGAGTACTATAGTGTTTTCAATAAATACTGTCACGGAGCAACATCGTCCGCTATATTCGCTGAGATCATCTGTCAGAAACTGAAGAAGCCCATTGAGCAGAGCGTCTACAAAGACACTGCCAGAGATCTGACCGATGAACTGAGATTAAACTGTGAATCACTGAATGGAAACAGATCAAATCTGGAGAAACACATCCTGAAGACACTGGCAGAAGAGGAGGACTTTGACAAATACATGAACTACATTCATTATCCCAGAGATCACTTCAAGAGTTTCATCAGAGATGAAGTCAGTCGCTACATCAGAGATAAGTTCAGCATCAGTGTTTTACCCAAGATGAAGGAGAACATTGAACTCCTCCAAAAGAAGATCTTGAAAGCAGCACATGAATCAGTCAACAGTGGAGATGTTGGTTTGTGGTTGAAGAGTTTCACACAGCAGCTCTCAGATCAGCTGATCTTCTCTGAAAAAGACCTCAGTGGAGTCAattatgatgatgttgatgatttcAACCTACTTGAAGATATGATCAGACAAGAACTTACTCATGTAATATCAAACATCAGCAGTGAATTCAACACGGACACATTTCCAGTAAAGCTGGACCATAAGTTCAGGCCAGATGAGCTCCTGATTGATCACTTCTGTCAGTGTTGTTGGGTTCAGTGTCCATTCTGTAAAGCCATCTGCACAAACACCATAGACAACCATGATGGAGATCACAGTGTTGCTTTCCACAGAGTGACTGGAATTAATGGCACGTGTTTCAATTCAACACAGAATCTATGTATTGATATTTGCACACACTTAGTAGCATATGATCTGAATTTCCGAACACCGGACGGAAGGTTTTTTTGGAAAGAGATCAGACTATCAGGACACCGATTTGACATCTGGAGCATCACTCCTGACCTCTCTGAACTGCCCTACTGGAATTGGTTTGTGTGCAAATTCCAGAAACAGCTGGAAAAATACTACAATAAAACGTTTGATGGACAGGGTAAAATACCAGACGAATGGAGAAAATACTCAATAGAAGATGCTATTGAGAGTTTAGATGATTACATTTAA